Part of the Streptomyces sp. HSG2 genome, GTGCGCGGTGTCCCGGACGATGAACCGTCGTCCACGGCCGCACCCCCGTCGGTGAGTCGGTCGGTTCGACCCCAGTGTTGCCTCGCGGGCCCTGTTCCGCAGGGATTTCGCACGACCGCCGCCCCGGCTTCCGGACGTCTCACCCTCGCGGGCGGGTCGCGGTCCCCGGCGCGCCCGGAAGGGCGGCGAGTCACGGTCGGCAGGGGGGAGCGCTGTCGGCGTCCTCGCCTGACGGAAACACGCGCGGGCGGCGCCGGCCGGTGAGCACTGGCCGGCGCCGCCGCACCCCGGTCGCGGACGTGGCGAATCGGGTCGGCTCGGAGGTCCGTTCTTCCGGTGGGTCAGGCGGGCGAACCGAGGAGGCCGCCCGTGCGGTGTCGTGCCGTGAGCACGGGGAGGAGTTCGGTGACGGGGCGTGGCCGATCGGCCACGATGCCCGGTGGGGCCGGGGCCAGCGGGACCAACAGGTCCGTCGGGTCCGGGTGTCCGGTCGCGGCGTCCGCCCCGCCGTCGTGGTGCAGCCACAGGGCGAGCATGTAGAGGCCGGGTACGGAGAGCAGGCGTGGCTGGGTCTCGCGTTCCGCTTCCTCCGCTCGGCGGAGCGCGCGCTCGGTCGCCGGCACGTAGGGACCCTCGAAGAAGTGCGAGAAGGCCCAGCCGTCCGGGGTCAGCGTGGTCTCCGCGGCGGCGATCGACGCCCCACCGCCCCGGATCAGGAAGCGCCAGCCGGTCAGCCGCGTCACGGGTGTGCCCTCGGCGGTGACCCGCTCGAGCGTGTGGACGGGGAGAGGGAGGTCGGGGGCGAGTGGACCCTCCTCGCGCGGCAACGAGGAGGTGCGCGCCTCGCGGACGGCCGTCGGCGAGGCGAGGGCGACGAGGACCGAGCGGAGCGCGGGCGAGGGGGGCGGGGGGAAGCGGAGCGGCATGGCGGGATCGCCTCTCGTTCGAAGGGGCGTGGCGCGGGAAGGGTGCGGCGTGGCTTCGCAGGAGACGGGGCGGAGAACGACGGCCGGTGACGCGGCGCGGCCGTGAGGGGGGCCGGTCGAGGTCCGTCCTGGGTCCACGCGGCGACCGGATCCCGCGCGTGGGGACGTCGACCCACTACCCCGACCCCGAGCTTATACGAGGGCGTGTAGCGGGAGATCGGACTACCAGTTCCCGTTCGATCAGGCAAGGTCGCATCGCGTCGTCGATTCGCGGAAATCATCCCGATTCCCGAGGGCGAGGGGTCCGATCGGCCTCGCGAAAGGCGACCTGCGGGGGTCGGCCGGTTTTGGTCGGCGCTTTTGGCCTCGCATCGATCGGGTACTGGTGACTCGGGCGGAAAGCCGAGTGTGCCACCGATCACACAGGGGGAGCGTAACCGTTCACGCGGTGTCTCGCCCGCGTTATCGATCGCTCGGACTGGGCAGCATCATCCCACCTGACCCGTACGCCGACGGTCCGCCCGATGGTCCGCCGATCCGAGAAGGGACGCCTCCATGGGGGAGAAGGTCGAGGCAGGTCGGTTCGACCTGTCCGATCGCCGGCGCTACCGGGACAAGCTCAGGCGATGCCTGAGGGGGCTGGAGCGCCTCCTGGCGGAGCAGCGGTTCGACAGCCCCAGGAACCTGATGGGTGTGGAGATCGAACTCAACCTCGTCGGTGCCGACGGCATGCCGAGAATGTTGAACGCGCAAGTCCTGGAGCGCATTGCCAGTCGCGACTTCCAGACCGAACTGGCCATGTTCAATCTGGAGGTCAACGTCAGTCCGCACCGCTTGGCGGGGCGGGTTCTCGATCACCTCGCCGAGGAAATTCGCACCTCGCTGGCATATGCCGACCGGAAAGCCGGTGAACTGTCGGCGAGCGTGGTGATGATCGGTATTCTTCCCACCCTCGACCGTGACGACCTCGTCTCGTCGAACCTCTCCGCCGTCGATCGCTACGCCATGCTCAACGAGCAGATCGTCACCGCGCGAGGAGAGGACTTCGAGTTGGACATCGACGGGGTCGAGCGGCTCGCCTGTACCTCGAAGTCCATCGCGCCCGAGGCGGCCTGCACGTCGGTGCAGCTCCACCTCCAGGTCACTCCCGAGCGGTTCGCCGACGTCTGGAACGCGGCGCAGGCGGTGGCCGCCGCGCAGATCGCGATCGGTGCCAACTCCCCCTTCCTCTTCGGTCGGGAGCTCTGGCGCGAGTCCCGGCCCCCGCTCTTCCGGCAGTCCACCGACACCCGCCCGCCGGAGTTGCGGGCACAGGGGGTCCGGCCCCGCACGTGGTTCGGCGAGCGGTGGGTGAACTCCGCCCACGACCTCTTCGAGGAGAACCTCCGGTACTACCCGTCCCTGCTGCCGATCTGCGACGAGGAGGACCCCCTCGACGTGCTCGACCGCGGCGGTGTGCCGTCGCTGGCCGAGCTGGCGCTCCACAACGGCACCGTCTACCGCTGGAACCGCCCCGTCTACGACGTCGCCGACGGAGTGCCGCACCTGAGAGTGGAGAACCGGGTTCTGCCGGCCGGCCCCACCGTCGCCGACGTGTTGGCCAACGCCGCCTTCTACTACGGCGTCGTGCGGGCCCTCGCCGACCAGCCGCGTCCGCTGTGGGGCCGGCTGCCGTTCGAGGCGGCCGCCGCGAACTTCGACGCCGCGTGCCGGGAGGGCATCGAGGCCGTTCTCACCTGGCCGCGTCGGGGGCGTCACGGAGGAACCGCGCCAATCGACGCCGCGACACTGGTGCTGGAGGAGTTGCTGCCGCTGGCCCACGCGGGCCTGGACGCCTGGGGTATCGAGCCTGCCGATCGGGACCTGTACCTGGGTGTGGTCGAGGAGCGATGCAGGCGCCGGGTCAACGGGGCGTCCTGGCAGGCGTCGACGTTCCATCGCGCCCTGGAGTCGGGGATGTCGCGCGAGGCGGCGCTCGCCGCGATGACCCGCCGCTACCGCGAGTTGGCCTGTCTGGGAGACCCCGTCCACCGGTGGCCGGTGGGACTGCCCGACCCGGTGCCGTTGGCGTGACCCGTCCGGTCGCGCGGGCGCGTGCCGTTCGCGCCCCACACGACGACCCGGCCGGGCCGCCCGCGCGGTGAGGAGCGGCGCGGCCGTCCCCGCCGACGACTCCACGTGTTTCCCCTTCGCGCCCACCCTGGGCTTCGACCGGATGCGCGAGCCGGGCCCCGGCGGGAAACGCCGGTTCGCCGCCGAGGCTCGCCGGCGTCCATACTGACCGGGCAAGCGGCGGCGACTTCCGGTGGCGTGATGGAGGCTGGTGTGCAGGCGGAGGCGGACCCGTTGGGCGACCCCCTTTCCCCATGGCGTCCGGAGCGGCCACCACGGCGCGTCCTGCGCGACGAGACGCTGCTCGTCCTGGCGCTCTCTCTGGGCGCGAGCGGCGTCGCCGCTCTGATCAGCTTCGTCGGATCGGTCACCCGGCCGGGCGGGCTCAAGGACCAGGCGGCCACACTGAACGCGTCGGCCGCCCCCGGCCGCCCCTGGCTCGACCTGGCCTGGCAGCTCTTCGGAATCGCCACCGCCCTGGTTCCGGTCGCCCTCGTCGCGCACCTGCTGTTGCGGGAGGGGAAGGGCCTACGGGTGCTGGGGTTCGACCTGCGACGGCCTTGGACCGACCTGGGGCGCGGCGCCGCGGTCGCCGCCGTCGTCGGAAGCACCGGCATCGCCTTCTACCTGGCCGCCCGCGCACTCGGCTTCAACCTCACCGTGGTGCCCGAGGCGCTTCCCGAGGTGTGGTGGAAGTACCCGGTGCTCGTGCTCTCGGCGGTACAGAACTCCGTGCTGGAGGAGGTGATCGTCCTGGGCTATCTCCTGCGTCGGCTGGACCAGGCGGGGTGGTCGCCTCGGGCCTCCATGGCCACCAGTGCCCTGCTGCGCGGTTCCTACCACCTCTATCAGGGCGTCGGCGGGTTCATCGGAAACGTCGCCATGGGCGTCCTCTTCGTGTACTTGTACCGGCGCTGGGGACGGGTGGGCCCGCTGGTCGTGGCCCACGCCCTGCTCGACATCGGGGCGTTCGTCGGGTACGGCCTTCTGGCGGGCAAGGTGGGCTGGCTGCCCACCGCGTGATCGGGGAGTCGCCCGGCGACGCCCGCCGCTCCCCGGGTCGACGCCTCCCCTCGCCGCCCCCGGGCGAAGTGTCACGGAACTCTGGCGGATGACCCTTACGCGATATATCGTTGAGTATCTCGATAGGTCGGCGATCAGGGAGGTGAGCGCGATGGGCGCACACGGACACGAGCGTGGCCGCGGCGGTCGGAGCGGTGGTCAGGCGGGCCACTGCGGATGCGGCAGAGACGGGTTCGAGGCGCGCCGTTCCGCCTTCGGCGCGGGTGGACACGGCGGCCGCGGCGGGCCGTTCGGGACCGCCTTCGGGCCGGGCCCCTGGGGTGGTCGCGGACGAGGCGGGCCGCGAGGTCGGGCGCGCCGTGGCGACGTGCGCGCCTCGCTCCTGGCCTTGCTGAGGAGTCGGCCCATGCACGGCTACGAGATGATCCAGGAGATCGCCGAACGGAGCGACGGTGCCTGGAAGCCGAGCCCCGGATCGGTCTACCCGACCCTTCAACTCCTCGAGGACGAGGGTCTGATCGTCAGCGAGAGCGAAGGCGGCAAGAAGCTGTACTCGCTGACGGAGCAGGGTCGCGCGGCGGCCGAGGACGGGCCGGAGGCCCCGTGGGAGGAGGCCTCCCGCGGGGTGGACTGGGAAGGGCTCAACGACATCCGTCAGGCCGGCTTCGGTCTGCTGGAGGCCTTCGGTCAGGTCTGGAAGACCGGAAGCAAGGAACAGCGGGAGAAGGCCCTCGCCGTCGTCGGGGACGCGCGAAAGAGGCTCTACCTGATCCTCGCGGACGAGGACCGGTAGGGACGTCCGTCGGTCGACCAGACCGACGGAGCGCGCTTCGTCCGGGCGTCCGGGGGTCGCGCCGCCGAGCCCTCGGCCCCCAGGGCGCCGGTTGTCGCCGTGCCCACGTGGTGGGACAGGTGTCAACCAGGGTGACGCTCATGACGTCGGCCTGTCATCATGGGCCGGTGTTCACGTCAGACAGTGCGCCCGGTGGCCGGGCCAAGGGCGCGGGTGTCGGTTTGGCCCTGGCGTCGGCGGTCGCCTTCGGCGGCTCCGGTGTCGCCGCCAAACCCCTCATCGAGGCGGGTCTCGACCCGCTCCACGTGGTGTGGCTCCGCGTCGCCGGAGCGGCGCTGGTGATGCTCCCGCTCGCCTGGCGCCACCGCTCCCTGGTGCGCCGCCACCCGGGTCTGCTCGCGGGCTTCGGGTTGCTGGCCGTCGCCGGCGTGCAGGCCTGCTACTTCGCGGCCATCTCCCGGATCCCGGTCGGCGTGGCGCTCCTCGTCGAGTATCTCGGCCCCGCGCTGCTCCTGGGCTGGGTGCGCTTCGTCCAGCGCCGCCCGGTGACCCGGGCCGCCGCCGTCGGCGTGGTCCTGGCCGTCACGGGGCTCGCCTGCGTCGTGGAGGTCTGGTCCGGGCTCGGTTTCGACGCCCTCGGTCTGCTCTTCGCGCTCGGCGCCGCCTGTTGCCAGGTCGGCTACTTCGTCCTGGCCGATCGGGGCGGTGACGCGGGCGAGGGCGCTCCGGAGCCGCTCGGCGTCATCGCGTACGGACTGCTGACCGGGGCCGCCCTCCTCACCGTCGTCGCCCGGCCCTGGAACATGGACTGGACGGTGCTGACGAGGGACGTTCCGATGAACGGCACACCGGTCGCCGCGTCGCTCCTGCTCGCCTGGACCGTGCTCATGGCGACCGTGCTGGCCTACGTCACCGGTGTGCTCGCGGTACGTCGACTCTCACCGCAGATCGCCGGCGTGGTGGCGTTCCTGGAAGCGGTCGTGGCCGCGACCCTCGCGTGGGTACTGCTCGACGAGCGACTCTCGACCCCGCAGCTCGTCGGTGGCGTTCTCGTCCTGACCGGCGCGTTCGTCGCCCAGACCGCGACCCCGGTCCGAGCCGCACCGCAACCGGTGGCCTCGGGCGGGCCCCGTCGGGAGTCCTCCGCCCGGGAGCCCGCGGCGTAGGGTGCCCGCGGATTCTCCGGTTCTTCCGCCTCCGGCCCGCTGAGGCGGGCTCCTCGCGCGCGTTCTCGTGGTGTCCGCCGAGCGTTCGTCGTCATCAGTGGGCCGCTGCTTCCCCTGGCCGTGGCGGAGGGGCTGCTGCCGCGCTCTGCCGAAACCGGCCTCACCGCGGCACTCGTGGTCCGCGTCGCCGCGGTGCCCACCGCACTCGCCTACGGGCTCCACTTCGCCACCGTTTCGGTGATCATGCTTCTGGAGCCCGTGAGCGCGGCCGTCCTGGCCGTGCACCTGCTCGGGGAGCGCCTCACCGTCGCGATGGTGACCGGCACCGTGCTGATGCTCGTCTCGGTCTCGGCCGTGGCGCTCGGCGAGACGCGAAGGGCACGGGACGGAGGCCACCGGCGGCGGTCCGCCTGGGAGGACACCGCCCCGGTGGGTGAGAGGCCCCCCGCCGCGCGCGAGTGCGCAACCGGGCACCGGCGCTTGCCACGTGCGCGGCCTCCCGGGCTCCCGGTGGTGGGTCGCCTCCACGGGCGGCCCACCACGGGGGTGGGGGTGGCGCCCACTCGCGCGGTGCCCCGCCTCGGCGGCGGCCGGGCCGGATTCCGTGAAGGGGGTCCTACCGGGGGCCCAACTTGCGGAAGTCCCAGGACACCACCTTCCGCGGGGTCAGCCGCAACCAGGCGTGCCGGCCGTCGTGCGGCATCTCCTCCAACCCGAAGTTCTTGCGGGCGAACAGCGTCTCCGGGACGTCCAGCTCGGCGCAGAGTTCCCCGGTGCGCGGAACCTCGCCCACCCGCGCGACCGTGCCGGACAGCTCGGCGCCGCGCAGCTCGTCGTAGTCCTCGCCGGTGTCCACCACGATCGCCACCCTCGGGTCACGAGCGAGGTCGACCCAGCGCTTGCTGCGCACCACCGAGTACATCCACAGGGAACGGCCGTCCCAGGCGAACCACAACGTGCTCACATGGGGAGCGCCGTCCGCGGAAACGGTGGCCACCCGACAGGTCCGTTCGGCGGTGAGGAAGGCGTCCAGCTCACCGGGCGTCATCATGATCTTCCGGCCGCGACGCTGGCTGGCGGTGGTCAATTCTCACTCCTCGCTGGAGGGGTGCCGCGGTCGTGCGCGCCCCCGACTCGACTGACGGAGCGTCAGTCAATGATGCGGCGTTCTCCGTGCCCGGGCAACGGAGCGGAGCGGAGCAGGGGCCGGGGAACCTCGCGTTCCGGCCCCCTTCCCCGCTCTTCCCGCCACGGGTGCGGCGTCCGCCCGACGCCACCGGACCGCCGGGGGCGGAGCGCCCGCGCGTACTCGGGGTCAGGCAAGGGCGATCGAGTCGCCGGTCACGGTGATTCGCACCGCGGGCAGCGGTTCCGTCGCCGGGCCACTGCGCACACTGCCGTCCGTCGCGGAGAAGTTGCTGTCGTGGCACGGGCAGTTGATGACCCCGTCGGCCACGCTCTTGACCGCGCACCCCTGATGGGTGCAAGTGGCCGAGAAGGCCTTGAAGTCGCCCGCGACCGGCTGGGTGACCACCACTTTCCGGTCGGGGAACACCTTGCCACCGCCCTCGGGGATGTCCGACACCGAGGCGAGCGGGGCGGCGGCGCTCCCTTCGGTCCCCGACCCCGCCTCGGCGGACGCTCCGTTCGATTCCTCGACGACGCCCGAGCCCTGGGCCGTCCCGGAGTCCGCACCCGAACACGCCGAGAGGGCGGCGGCGATCCCCGCCACCCCCGCCGCGGCGACGACGGTGCGCCGAGCCGGTCCGGTTCCTGGCTGAAGCGGTGTGCTGGTCACTGGTCGTTCCCTTCGGTGCGCGGACGCGGATCACCGAGTGGTACGCGCCGGAGTGGGAAGCCGTTCACGGCGGTCGGAGCGCACCGTCGAGGGGCCGACGACCTGACGAGGCTGTCGGCCCACGCGATGGCCCGGGTCGTCGCCCGGAGTGACCGGAGGGCCTCCGTCCGGGCCGGGGTAGCCTGGGGCGATGCTCAACCATGTCTGTGCGACCCGCTACATCGCGCCGCTGCGCGAGGGCGGCTCGCTGCCGGGACTGATCGAGACCGACGACCTGGACACGTACGTCCTCAAGTTCACCGGCGCGGGCCAGGGACGCAAGACCCTGGTCGCCGAGGTGGTCTGCGGTGAACTCGCCCGGCGCTTGGGGCTGCGGGTCCCCCGACTGGCCACGGTGGACCTCGACCCGGTCCTCGGCCTCGGCGAGGCCGACCCGGAGGTGCAGGAACTCCTCAGGAACAGTGGTGGTGTCAACCTCGGTGTGGAGTACCTCTCCGGTGCCCTGGGTTTCGATCCGTTGGCCTTCTCCGTGACCTCGGAGGAGGCGGGGCGTGTCGTGTGGTTCGACGCTCTCGTCGGCAACGTGGACCGATCCTGGCGCAACCCGAACCTGCTGCGACACGACGGGGAGATCTGGCTCGTCGACCACGGAGCGAGCATGATCTGGCACCACAACTGGCCCCGCGCCGGGGTGTCCGCCGCCCGACCCTACGACGCGTCCGACCACGCCTTGCTCCGCTTCGACCCGGATGTCGCCGGCGCGGCGGCCGACCTCGCGCCCCGGGTCACCGCGGATCTCCTCGCGGAGGTCACGGGGCTGATCCCCGACGCCTGGCTGGCCGACGAGCCGGGCTTCCCGACCCACGACGACGTGCGCCGTGCCTATGTCGGCCCCCTGCTCGCCCGCGCCGCCACCGTGCACACCCGCATCGAGGGGGCGTCGTGACCGGAGCTCCGGACGGGGGGCGCCACGTCTTCGAGTACGCGCTCCTTCGCGCCGTCCCCCGGGCCGAGCGGGGCGAGTGTCTCAATGTCGGGGTTCTGGTGCACTGTCGGGCCCGCTCCGCGATCGTCGCCCGGACCCATCTCGACGAGGCCCGAGTCCTGGCCGTCGACCCGCGGGTGGACATGGCTTCCCTCCGGGCCGCGTTGAGCGCCGTGGAGAGGGTCTGCGAGGGTGGGCAGGCCGCCGGTCAGGCGGCCGGGGAGGACCCCGGCAGGCGATTCGGCTGGTTGGTCGCGCCGCGCTCCACGGTCCTGCGGCCGGGGCCCGTGCACACCGGCCTCACCGTCGACCCCGTCGCGGAGGCGGAGCGGCTGCTGGACCTGCTCGTCCGGTAGCCGGCGCCTCCGGGCGGCGCGTGGCCGCTCCGGACCGAGCGGACGCGCCGGCACGACGGGCGCCGAAGCCCGGAGTCGAGGTCGCGCGGGGTCGGCGCCGGCGGGGGAGCGCCGCACCGGGGGGCGTCGATCACAGCCCCAGGTGTCCCGTTGACACGTGGTTCCGGTGCTTCTAGCGTCACGTCTGCCGAAGGTACTAAGCGGTCGCTCACCATGGGCGGTCCGCTGCGGACGCATCCCCGGACAGAGGAGAAGCAGCATGCCCACCACCGAGCAGCGGGTCGCCGTCGTCACGGGCGCCGCGCGCGGCATCGGCGCGGCCACCGCCGTACGGCTCGCGGCGGAAGGTCGCGCCGTCGCCGTGCTCGACCTCGACGAGGCCGCCTGCGGCGACACCGTGGAGCGGATCAGCGCCGCGGGAGGCCGGGCCATCGCCATCGGCTGCGACGTCTCGGACGCCACGCGGGTGGACAGCGCCGTCGCGCGGATCACCGAGGAACTCGGCGCGCCCACCATCCTCGTCAACAACGCCGGCGTCCTGCGGGACAACCTGCTCTACAAGATGAGCGTCTCCGACTGGGACACGGTCATGAACGTCCACCTGCGCGGCGCCTTCCTGATGACCAAGGCGTGCCAGAAGCACATGGTGGACGCCGGCTTCGGACGTGTCGTCAACCTCTCCTCCTCGTCGGCCCTGGGCAACCGCGGCCAGGTCAACTACTCCGCTGCCAAGGCGGGCCTCCAAGGCTTCACCAAGACCCTCGCCAAGGAACTGGGCAAGTTCGGTGTGACCGCCAACGCGGTCGCCCCGGGCTTCATCGCCACCGACATGACCGCGGCCACCGCCGAACGCGTCGGGATGGGATTCGAGGACTTCAAGACGGCCGCCGCGTCCCAGATCCCCGTCCAGCGGGTGGGCGAGCCGGACGACATCGCCAACGCCATCGCCTTCTTCACCGGCGACGCCGCCGGCTTCGTCTCCGGCCAGGTGCTGTACGTCGCCGGCGGACCGCTCGACTGACCGGACAGGACGGACACCATGACTTCGCAGCAACCTCCCGAACTCTCGGGGAAGGCGGCCCTCGTGACGGGGGCCAGCCGGGGCATCGGCTACGGCATCGCCGAGGCGCTGGTGGCGCGCGGCGACCGGGTCTGCATCACCGGCCGCGACGAGAAGACCCTCCGTGAGGCCGTGGAGCGACTGGGCGCCGACCGGGTGATCGGAGTGGCGGGCAAGGCCCACGACGAGGCACACCAGCGAATCGCCGTCGACCGCGCCATGGAGGCCTTCGGCCGCCTCGACCACCTCGTCAACAACGCCGGCACCAACCCCGTCTTCGGCCCCATCGCCGACCTGGACCTGAACGCCGCCCGCAAGGTCTTCGAGACCAACGTCCTCTCGGCGCTCGCGTTCTCTCAACGAACCTGGCACGCCTGGCAGAAGGACAACGGAGGCACGATCGTGAACATCGCCTCCGTGGCGGGCCTCGCGCCCTCCCCGTTCATCGGGGCCTACGGTGTCAGCAAGGCGGCCCTGGTGAATCTGACACTGCAACTGGCGCACGAGTTCGCCCCCGCGGTGCGGGTCAACGCCATCGCCCCGGCCGTCGTCAAGACCAGGTTCGCCCAGGCGCTGTACGAGGGCCGGGAGGCCGAGGCATCGGCCGGCTATCCGCTCAAGCGACTCGGCGTTCCTTCCGACATCGGCGGCGCCGCCGCCTTCCTCACCTCCGAGCAGGCCGACTGGATCACCGGCCAGACTCTGGTGGTCGACGGTGGGCTCTTCCTCGACGCCGGGATGTCCTGACCGTCGCCGTTCCCCGGGCACGCGCCGAGTCGACGCGTGCCCGTCGGGTGGCTCGCGTGGGGCGCCCCGACGAGACCCTGCCGTCAGGCGAGGAGGAGTGTCGGTGCCCGAAGGTAGGTTCCTCCGTGACGACAAGTGACAGCGCACCGTGAGGACGTCGACGTGACCGATATGGCCCTGCTTCCCGAATCCTGGCGCGAGGTGTTGGGAGACGAGCTCCGCCGACCCTATTTCGAGAAGCTGATGGACTTCGTCGAGGAGGAGCGGGCTCGCGGCCCGGTGTACCCGCCCAGGGAAGAGGTCTTCGCGGCGCTGGAGGCCACCCCGTTCGACCGGGTGAGGGTCCTGGTGCTCGGCCAGGACCCCTATCACGGCGAGGGGCAGGGACACGGCCTCTGCTTCTCGGTCCGTCCCGGCGTGCGCGTCCCGCCGTCCCTGCGGAACATCTACAAGGAACTCCACGCGGATCTCGGCGTCCCCGTCCCGGACAACGGCTGTCTCCTTCCCTGGGCCCGGCAAGGCGTGCTCCTCCTCAACGCGGTGCTCACGGTCCGCGCGGGCGAGGCCAACTCGCACAAGGGCCGGGGCTGGGAACAGTTCACCGATGCCGTGATCCGCGCGGTGGCGGAGCGCCCCGACCCGGCGGTGTTCGTCCTCTGGGGCAACTACGCGCAGAAGAAGGCCGGGCTGATCGACGAGACCCGCCACGTGGTGGTCAGAGGCGCACATCCCTCCCCCCTGTCCGCGCGGCGGTTCCTCGGCACCCGGCCGTTCACCCGCATCGACGAGGCGGTCGCTCGACAAGGGCACGAGCCGATCGACTGGAGCCTGCCCTCTGTGGGGTGAGGTCGGCTCTCCCCGGGGGCGACGGCGCCGCCGGAGAGAGCCTCCCGCCGGGGCGTCCTCGACCCACCGGAGGCCGGCCGGGGCTCGCGTCCGAGGGTCCGGGCGAGGCGTCGGCTCGGCCGGGACGCCGCTCCCGCCGTTCCCTCCCCCCTGCCGATACCGTCGCCGGGGACGGTCGACGCGGGCGGAGGACAGGGTGGCGGAGGACAGTGAGCGCATCGGCGCGGACGCCGTGATGACACGGATCGGACAGACGGTGCTGCTGCATCACGCGGGCGACCGGGCGGAGGCTCGGGAGCGGTTGTGGGGACTCTGGGGAGAGATCGGCGTCGACGCGGACCCGCTGCACCGCTGCACGCTGGCGCGCTTCCTGGCCGACACGCAGGACGACCCGGCGGACGCGCTGGCGTGGGACCTCAGGGCGCTGTCCGCGGCCGAGGAACTCTGCGACGCCCGGTTCGCGGATCACGCCGCCGTGCCCGCGGTCCGCGTGCTGTATCCGGCGCTCCACCTGGACCTCGCCGCCGACTACCATCGACTGGGCCGGTCCGACGCCGCCCGACAGCACCTGCGGTGGGCTCGCGCGGCGTGCGGAGTCCTGGCCGACGATCGGTACGGCCGGAGCGTGCGGGCGGCCATCGGGCGGTTGGCCGGCCGACTCGAGGACGATCTCCCCCCGGGCGACTCCCCGCCCCCGGCGTGACCGTACCCCGCCCGACACCATCTCAACGCCCGTAGGCGCGCTCGCAGACACGGGCCTGCGCGCTGTCGGCCGGCCATCGGCCGTACCGTCCGCCCAAAGCGCAGAGGTCCGCCTCCCCGGCCCCGAGCGCCCCCCAGTCCCGATCTTCCGGGGGCGCCAGGAGGGGCGGCGGCACCTGCCCGTGGCCGGGGACTCGTGGCGGGGAACTCCGCGCCCCGGCCGGATCCGTCGGGATCCCGGTCGGTGGCGCGGTCGGTGTCGCCTCCGGTGGTGTCCTTCCCTGCCCCACCGGGGCGGAGGCGCTCGGGGAGGCCGTCCCGGGGACGCGGGTGCCGGGGGAGGGAGCGATCAGCTCCAAGGCCTCGTGCGCCGGGGCTCGTACGAGACGAGGGTCGGCCGCGTCCTGCCGGTGTGGTGGCGAGGCCGCCGGGTGCGTCCCCGGCGTCGACGGCGTTGCGGTCGGAGCCTGGACGGTGACACAGCTCGCCAGGGTGGCGAGAGCCGTGATCACCAGAGGTGTCGTGGTCCACGTTCGATGCACGCGCGCCACTTTGCTGCTTGGCGGGCCCCCGGCGACAGCCGAGAGGCGGAGGATGCCCCGCACGGGTGATCCCCGCGCGGCGGACGCCTCGCCTCGGACGGTGAAGTCAGTCGCCGGTGACCCCGTCCAGGCTCTCGCGGAGCAGGTCGGCGTGGCCGTTGTGCCGGGCGTACTCCTCGATCATGTGGGTGTAGATCCAGCGCAGGGTCGTGGGACGTCCTGTCGCCCGGGCCACGCCCAGCGAGGGCTCGTCCAGCGTGAACCGCGCCGCCCGCCCGCGCGCGGCGTCCACTTCGCCCCGCCAGGCGATGGACGCCTCCGCCCAGGTGTCGGCTTCCGT contains:
- a CDS encoding DUF3037 domain-containing protein, translating into MTGAPDGGRHVFEYALLRAVPRAERGECLNVGVLVHCRARSAIVARTHLDEARVLAVDPRVDMASLRAALSAVERVCEGGQAAGQAAGEDPGRRFGWLVAPRSTVLRPGPVHTGLTVDPVAEAERLLDLLVR
- a CDS encoding type II CAAX endopeptidase family protein; this encodes MEAGVQAEADPLGDPLSPWRPERPPRRVLRDETLLVLALSLGASGVAALISFVGSVTRPGGLKDQAATLNASAAPGRPWLDLAWQLFGIATALVPVALVAHLLLREGKGLRVLGFDLRRPWTDLGRGAAVAAVVGSTGIAFYLAARALGFNLTVVPEALPEVWWKYPVLVLSAVQNSVLEEVIVLGYLLRRLDQAGWSPRASMATSALLRGSYHLYQGVGGFIGNVAMGVLFVYLYRRWGRVGPLVVAHALLDIGAFVGYGLLAGKVGWLPTA
- a CDS encoding PadR family transcriptional regulator, with product MGAHGHERGRGGRSGGQAGHCGCGRDGFEARRSAFGAGGHGGRGGPFGTAFGPGPWGGRGRGGPRGRARRGDVRASLLALLRSRPMHGYEMIQEIAERSDGAWKPSPGSVYPTLQLLEDEGLIVSESEGGKKLYSLTEQGRAAAEDGPEAPWEEASRGVDWEGLNDIRQAGFGLLEAFGQVWKTGSKEQREKALAVVGDARKRLYLILADEDR
- a CDS encoding pyridoxamine 5'-phosphate oxidase family protein — protein: MMTPGELDAFLTAERTCRVATVSADGAPHVSTLWFAWDGRSLWMYSVVRSKRWVDLARDPRVAIVVDTGEDYDELRGAELSGTVARVGEVPRTGELCAELDVPETLFARKNFGLEEMPHDGRHAWLRLTPRKVVSWDFRKLGPR
- a CDS encoding EamA family transporter; this encodes MTSACHHGPVFTSDSAPGGRAKGAGVGLALASAVAFGGSGVAAKPLIEAGLDPLHVVWLRVAGAALVMLPLAWRHRSLVRRHPGLLAGFGLLAVAGVQACYFAAISRIPVGVALLVEYLGPALLLGWVRFVQRRPVTRAAAVGVVLAVTGLACVVEVWSGLGFDALGLLFALGAACCQVGYFVLADRGGDAGEGAPEPLGVIAYGLLTGAALLTVVARPWNMDWTVLTRDVPMNGTPVAASLLLAWTVLMATVLAYVTGVLAVRRLSPQIAGVVAFLEAVVAATLAWVLLDERLSTPQLVGGVLVLTGAFVAQTATPVRAAPQPVASGGPRRESSAREPAA
- a CDS encoding Rieske (2Fe-2S) protein, with protein sequence MTSTPLQPGTGPARRTVVAAAGVAGIAAALSACSGADSGTAQGSGVVEESNGASAEAGSGTEGSAAAPLASVSDIPEGGGKVFPDRKVVVTQPVAGDFKAFSATCTHQGCAVKSVADGVINCPCHDSNFSATDGSVRSGPATEPLPAVRITVTGDSIALA
- a CDS encoding glutamate-cysteine ligase family protein gives rise to the protein MGEKVEAGRFDLSDRRRYRDKLRRCLRGLERLLAEQRFDSPRNLMGVEIELNLVGADGMPRMLNAQVLERIASRDFQTELAMFNLEVNVSPHRLAGRVLDHLAEEIRTSLAYADRKAGELSASVVMIGILPTLDRDDLVSSNLSAVDRYAMLNEQIVTARGEDFELDIDGVERLACTSKSIAPEAACTSVQLHLQVTPERFADVWNAAQAVAAAQIAIGANSPFLFGRELWRESRPPLFRQSTDTRPPELRAQGVRPRTWFGERWVNSAHDLFEENLRYYPSLLPICDEEDPLDVLDRGGVPSLAELALHNGTVYRWNRPVYDVADGVPHLRVENRVLPAGPTVADVLANAAFYYGVVRALADQPRPLWGRLPFEAAAANFDAACREGIEAVLTWPRRGRHGGTAPIDAATLVLEELLPLAHAGLDAWGIEPADRDLYLGVVEERCRRRVNGASWQASTFHRALESGMSREAALAAMTRRYRELACLGDPVHRWPVGLPDPVPLA
- a CDS encoding HipA family kinase, with the protein product MLNHVCATRYIAPLREGGSLPGLIETDDLDTYVLKFTGAGQGRKTLVAEVVCGELARRLGLRVPRLATVDLDPVLGLGEADPEVQELLRNSGGVNLGVEYLSGALGFDPLAFSVTSEEAGRVVWFDALVGNVDRSWRNPNLLRHDGEIWLVDHGASMIWHHNWPRAGVSAARPYDASDHALLRFDPDVAGAAADLAPRVTADLLAEVTGLIPDAWLADEPGFPTHDDVRRAYVGPLLARAATVHTRIEGAS